aaTGCCAGCATTTTCATAGCTAGTTATGTAGTGCTATTCATCGTGGATATCTGGAGCCAAAAGGCAAGTTATGGAGGGGCACTTCTATAACAAAATGTGGCAATTGTTACCCTGAGAGTTAACTCATTAAATACAAGTGTTTTAATGTGTAACGTCTCAAGTTAATAATTCTTATATCTGTACTTTACCTTGTGCAGGGGccttaatttaaaataaaaaacatacagtattaTGTATCTGATATATTATTTAGAACAGAGAATTTAATTAGATAGATAAAGTGAAACCTTTTGGGTCTTGTCCAACTaatttgtaaaatatttttgctgTACCTGGTAGAACTATGGGTTGACTGGTAGTTCTTGGAGTAGTAGTAGTTGCAGGGGTGGTGGCTGATTGTCCTGAAGAGAATAAGGTAAtatacataataaaatataaaaatagagtAAATAAAAATCTATCTATAAATAAAGGAATATGCATATGTTTAATAAGTGTAATCCAATTTATctggacaataaaaaaaaatgcaaagaaaATAATTAGTGCAATTTTTCAAGGCTTGAAATCAGCTGAAATCCTTTGGTTCTTTTCATTGGAAAAATTATTATTCTTACTTTAGTTATGTGATACATTTACATATCTATGTTTATTTGCTTTGGACAAACCTAATTTATACCCATTTTAGATTCAATGTTTGGATACTGTAAGCTTAATGTAACAGCAATGTTCAAAGATTCCATTCAATGAACAACAGCAGACCGACAGACCCTAATGAATTACAATGAGATCCGTAGGGCTCCATTGTGGTGTCCGTCATTTTGACATGATGCATGCTATTGTATATAAAAGAATGGAGGCTCTAAAcagaaatgtgaacagagccaaaCAGTTGATGtggatatacagtgggatgcgaaagttaatcttgttaatcgtcatgattttcctgtataaatcgttggttgttatgataaaaaatgtcagttaaatatatcatataggagacatacaCAGTGatttttgagaagtgaaatgaagtttattggatttacaaaaagtgtgctataattgtttagacaaaattaggcaggtgcataaatttgggcactgttgtcattttattgattccaaaacctttagaactaattattggaactcaaattggcttggtaagctcagtgacccctgacctacatacacaggtgattccaattatgagaaagagtatttaagggggtcaattgtaagtttccctcctcttttaattttctctgaagagtagcaacatgggggtctcaaaacaactctcaaatcacctgaagacaaagattgttcaccatcatggtttaggggaaggacacagaaagctgtctcagagatttcagctgtctgtttccacagttaggaacatattgaggaaatggaagaccacacgctcagttcaagttaaggctcgaagtggcagaccaagaaaaatctcggatagacagaagcgacgaatggtgagaaccgtcagagtcaacccacagaccagcaccaaagacctacaacatcatcttgctgcagatggagtcactgtgcattatacaaccattcggcgcactttacacaaggagaggctgtatgcgagagtgatgcagaggaagccttttctccgcccacagcacaaaaagtgctgcttgaggtgggctaaagcacatttggaatagccagcttcattttcgaataaggtgctgtggactgataaaaactaaaattgagttatttggccataacaaggggcgttatgcatggaggaaaaagaacacagcattccaagaaaaacacctgctacctacagtaaaatatggtggtggttccatcatgctgtggggatgtgtgaccagtgcagagactaggaatcttgtcaaagttgagggacgcatggattccactcagtatcagcagattctggagaccaaagtccaggaatcagtgacaaagctgaagctggatctttcaacaagacaacgaccctaaacactgctcaaaatccactaaggcatttatgcagaggaacaagtacaacgttctggaatggccatctcagtccccagacctgaatataatagaaaatctgtggtgtgacttaaagagagctgtccatgctcggaagccatcaaacctgaattaactaaagatgttttgtaaagaggaatggtctaaaataccttcaaccagaatccagactctcattggaacctacaggaagcgtttagaggctgtaatttctgcaaaaggaggatctactaaatattgatttcatttcttttttgtggtgcccaaatttatgcacctgcctaattttgtttaaacaattatagcacactttctgtaaatccaataaacttaatttcacttctcaaatatcactgtgtgtgtctcctatatgatatatttaactgactttttttattgtaacaaccaacgatttatacaggaaaatcatgatgattaacaaggttgcccaaactttcgcatcccgctGTACATATAAACTGATTGAAATTCACTGGAAGTTCACTGAAAGTAGTCTTCAGGCAAAAAATCCAGATCACATGACTTACCAAAACAGTGTCCCGGGATAAGAGATATGTCATCTATGGCCACATCACTGCGGAAATCTTCACCTATGATGCCTTCAATGAAAATCTGTGAACACAACATATTACAACATAAGATCATATTGGGTTAGTGCACTAAAGaagtaccataaaaaaaaataaaaaaaatcactgtaaagATGGTTCCACTTGcctggatgatgtcactgtcTGGTAAGAAAATCTTTTCTAAATACCAAACATCCCCAGCATTGCCCATTAGGCTAATCACATCTTTCAAACCATCTGCTCTTAAAACAGCgacttttagctccatgtattgtGCAACTCCATACATGTGATACCAGAACTGTAAGCATTGGCTTCCCGTGAAACAATCAGCAGGACTCTCCAACATTGCTCGGTCTCCCTTATTTGAATTACGCCCATCAATGTACAGATAGTATCCATCTGAataatatgaaaaatatattgTCTTTTAAAGTTTTCATGATGTCTTCTCAGACTCGTTTTAATTTTTGTTATAATAAAGGGCTGGTAATAGTTCAAAAAGGGACAACTAATTTTGAGATAGTTTTGTCAATTGCTTACTTCCTGTTGTGTGGTCAAATGAAGGCCCTGTTAGATCGGAGGGTGTTGAACCTTGCCAGCGTATCCAGTCCAATTCATCCATTTTTGATTGCTTCCAGTTACAGAATCCAGTATCAAAAGAACAGTTCATATTACATGTATCTATTCCAGAGAAAAGTATACAAATGTATACATGAGGATTTGACAATACTTATAATATCAATAAAGATACTATAGTAGAAATCTATACATATTACTTTTTTTCATAAACATATTAGGCAGGAAAGGCATTTACATGGTGTAGGTGACACAGTTGTTGTGGTGGCAGTAGATGTTGTGGGTGAAGCTGAGCTTGTTTCTACTTCTAGTAAGTAAACATAATAGGTAGACTATAATGTAAAATATAGTATATTTAATATAATACAATAAAAGTAAGACTTTTTTAACTTACCACAGTTAGTATCTTTTTTCCAGTCACCAAGAGATACTCCAATTGCTTCACAAGCTGCAGCATAAACCTCTAGTGAACTGCAGAAATAATCATCATTCCCTTCTGTTGCACATTGGTCATACACACAACTCTCAAAGTAGTGATATGGAGGTATGAGAGCATGACACTGTGCAAAGGGGCCATTGAGAAGCTTAATTATTTCACATTTAGCCTCAGCCTCTTGTTGTATGTCAGGAAGGCAtgttgatggaggaggaggagttgagTCACACCTACAAACATTAAAAGCTTAAAGTTAGATCTCATATTGTAAAACAGTTGGTGAAAGATGAATGGGACAACAGATCTGATGAATAAATAGAACAAGACAATACTCACGGCCAACCATCATCTGGTACTCGCCAGCTATTTCCAAAGTCATTGACATCAGTTGCAATGCTGCCATCAGGTGTTGTGAAGTCATCAAGGCGGTTGTCATTGTAGGTGCCACATAAACCACATAATAAATCTTTGTATCTTTCATCCACTATAACAAATAACTCATGATCTCCATTAAATTTAATTTGGAGTCCAAAGTTGGTATTCACTACTACATACTGCCCACTTTTTATGATACTTATGCCAGACACATTCGTAGGAAGAGTAACTAAAGCATTGTTAACCTGTAAAGGAACAGAAGAGAGTAACCTCAATAAGCATAAAAAATATCTCTTCGATTAAATCTAAGACCATTGTTTCCTTTATTTTAAAGGGAATATCTCACCTATATTGATATTTAAAACCAGAAAGTGAAACATATTCAATTTTTGCCGTTTGCAATTTATTTTCTATTTATATATGTTATTCTAGTTTCTGTACAAGATTATAGGGTCAGCAATCTTTTCTGAGCTGTTAGCATTTTGAGATATGTTTtacagcaggggtaggcaacctctggcactccagctattgtgcaactacaacttccagcatgcatactgcctctgctcttctcagaactctcacagaaatgaatTGAGCAGgctgggaactgtagtttcacaacagctggagtgctgaaggttttacAGCATATCTTGCGGTAATATATTTTTGCTCTTACAAAACAGACTGCAAAATGTGAACTAATGTTGTCCAATACAGAACTAGAACACAAAGTCCTTTAATAAGACAGCATCTTCTTGGCGTCTTAAAAATATGTGTACTGTAGCACTTTTTTTCTCATATTCTGTAATTTgttagtgttgggcgtgaatattccaatcgcgaatattaatcgcgaatatcggcacttcgagaattcgtgaatgtttagaatatagtgatatatatttgtaatttcgaatattctagatttttttttcatcagtaacctcccttctttcttttgagccaatgagaaggctgcaatgtctttgtctgagcttagcaacatccctagcaaccaatatgaaagttgcctaccccttactatataagaacctccccagcagccattttcttcagttttttttaaattctgagagagaaagcagtgtcattgctgtgctttgtgctttccactcattacattagatagatagttagatagtttttatatatataatacacatagttagtggtagatagtcagtgtaggttatatcttgatatagtgtagctgttgcagtgcagtgtgttaggtagtgtgatgggttctgctgtccatacatacaagaagacctgctaaaatgtgaagttccacataatgcgccaaaatatttgcatcattagtgccgattagcgcaatcgcaaatatattagagcactctaactgcatatagagacatttttaatgttctgccatgccaaccattttatccagtctcaggaaacttctagcagcttgtaaAATGTAGCAaatgtgacccatgcctgtattccatgcgcattacgcgaatattacattgctgatttctcgcaatcaagaaaataatcttgaatttgcgaattcgcaaatatatgacgaatattcgcccaaatattcataaTGTATcggaaattcgaatatagcccctgctgctcatcactataatTTGTCTCTTATCTTTTAACTCCTGAAGTTATGAGCAAAACATGGGTAGAATAAAATAGATTAGCAATAGACTTACATGCACAATATTGTTCTTCTGTATCAGAATGTGTACATCGTCGACAATCAGGGCAACAGAACTAATGGCCGTCCAGCTTGGGTTACCTCTGTGTTCGTTGCGTGTAGTGACACTAAAGCTGTGCGATGTATTGGCACAGGTCTCCGACACAGTGTAGTTACACGATCCTTGGAAGTGATGAAGTGTGCCATCAAATGTAGAGTAATGGGGGTCTCCATAAATATGGCAGATTGCTGTGCTTGGTTTGTAGCAGCCCAGAAAACCATCTTGTACCTTGCAGATTTCATCTTCTGGACAAGACATTGGTAGACAAGAAACAATATTGTTTTCTTGACACTGACATCTTCTCTCACAGTTTCCTTCAATGAACTCTTCGtctctctgtaaaaaaaaaaatggaaaatacagTATGTGTAACAACAGAAAACAAAATGTAAAAGAGCAAATAACATGCATAAAATAGTTTGTGTTGTTCAACACTTACATTGTAATATTGGCCATTGTACCAACATCCACATTGTGCTTCAGATACGCAAATTCCTCCACTGAGGATATAACCATTATTACATTCACACCCTTCCACACAAGGAGAGCTGCATTTCTCTGGAGCATGTGGGTCCAAGCAGGTAGCGGGACATGCGGTCATACATTCATTGTGCTGGCTGTTACCTGGACAGTCTTGACCCCCTGTTATTTGTAATACATAAAATTGGCCACAATTAAAAGACATTTCATATTTCAGCTACAGTTTACAGAATTAGTACAATTTATTCTGCCAATACATACCACATGATGTTATGTTTCTCCAGTTTGGAATGGTGACTCCTTGTTTTTGACAGGCATCAGCATATGCTTGTAAGGCACTACACAAAACATCTTTGCCTCCATCTAAAGCACAGAAATCAAACACACAGCTTTCAAAGAAGCTGTCAGGATCGACTACAGAGTGACATATGTTAAACAGGCCATCTTTACTTGTTAGTATACCACAGAATGTATCACTTTCATACAGGTTCTTTTTCTCTGGAGGACACGTGGTGGGTGGAGTTGGAGTGGGTACATCTGTACATGTTGGATCAGATTTGTCATAGACTATCCAACTATTTCCTAATTCATTAGAATTCTGGGCCAACTGTCCATTTGGCATCAGGAAGTCGTCTGGTCTCTTGTTGTTGAAGTTACCGCACATACCGCAAACTTCATTTGAGAATGTGTCGGGTAATTTCACTTCCACGGTATGATCAGTGTCATAAGAAACTTCAAGTTTGAAATCAGTCTCTAGAACCACATATCTTCCACTTATAGCCACTTTCACTGCACCTCCATTCAAAATGACTGGTAGATTAGTCCAAATATCATTGACCTGCAATGACATTGGTCTTACCAAAATGCGAGATTTTTCTTTGTTCAGAATCTGTATTCTGTAGCCATAAACTTCAACAAGCACTCTCTGCACATAGGAAACAGATGGATTTCCTCTGTGTACATTCTTTGCTTCCACATTAAAATATGGAAGTGATGAGGAGTTGGTGCATAACTTGGTGAGAGtatatgtgcacagacccatgaaGTGGTGTGTCTGTCTATCAAAAGTCTCATAATGAGGGTCATTGTGTACTCTGCAGACACCATACGTGTAATACACACATTCAGGATTGCCGTTGGTCACTGAACAGTACTGGCTACTTGGACAACCGTCACTGTTACAGATTAAACTGCTTCCAGGTGAAGGGCATCTGCATTTTGTGGAGCAGGTGTCATCTTTCCAAAATTCAGATCCTACAGGATAATGATTATCATTTTCCCAACATCCGCAGTGGAGACTGGGCACACATTTCTTGTTGTACAAAACATACCCGGGGTCACATATACATGATTCTGTGCAAGGCAGATTACAGTTAGATGGAGATCCTGGACTCCTGCAGGTAGCTGGACAGGCTGTCCCACACTGTTCAAAATGGCTGTTTGGTGGACATTTGATAGCTGTGAAATAGGGTTAGAAACTTTAGTACATAAATAGGGGTCATACGCAATAAGGTTAATTACTTTTCATTACATGTATATTTACAttgtcttttagtttttttttaactttagtaGTTATAAAACTTTTTAAAGAGTGGGTACTCATTGATTGAGGATTGGTTCAAGCAAGTAAAACATTCAAAACGTTATTTATGTTCTGCTTACGGCAAAAAGTGTCATTTCTCCATGGATGGATTACAGCTCCATTAGACTGACAGGActgtacataggactgcagattgtCACACAGGGCTCCAGGATCCAGATTTAATTCACACAGGTCATACAAACAGTTATTAAAGTAGACCAGAGGATCTACAACATCATGACAGTCTTTAAATGGACCATTTTTGTCAGTGATAATTCCACAGAAGCTGTTGCTGACAATAGTAACTTTTTCATCATCAGGGCAGTTAGGCTGAACAGGTGGCCCAGGAGTACACCTTAAAGGAGAATAGTTAAATACATAAGGGGCTCAATTTCAAATGATAAGATAGAAGAAACTAAGAAATCTATACACTAAAtataattatattaaaatatagaACATTTATTTGTGGAAATATCATATTGAGAAAAGATGTATGTTTCAATAAAATACGTTTATAATAGAAGAGATTTTTCCAATAGATTAGAATTCAGAAGTAAATATATTATTCACAAAACAATAACTTAACAGACTGAATGTACATAAAATGAACTGACTTACGTGGTGTCATTCTCCACTTGCCAACTGTTACCAAGGCTGTTGGAGTCGAGCTCTAGTTCTCCATCTGGGTTTAGGAAGTCATCAGTCTTATTCCCGTTGAAATTACCACAGAGGCCACACACTTTGTTTGTATATTCATGTGGAATAGTCACAACCACTCTATGGTTGCCATCAAATCTCACAATTAGGCCAAATGCTGTTGTGACCAGAACATCATGTCCACTCAGGAATATATTAATACCTGGTACTAGAGTTTCTGGTAAGGTCACAATGCTTCCATTTACCTATATGCAGAGAATAACAtataagaagaatttctgaagtcATTTATTCTAAACTCATAATTCCATAATTAATAACATAATTGCAAGCACTTCATCAGGATTATACGCTCTTATGCAATACTTATGcaataataatttggaacacttaggcctcttttacacgggcgttgcggattggggccggatgcgtttagGGAAAATAttgcgattttgacactaaaacaagtcagttttcactgcgattgcgttccatgtttgcgtttttttccgcgcgcgtgcaaaacattgtaatgcgttttgcacgcacgtgaaaaaaatcggcatgtttggtgcccagacccgaacccggacttcttcactgaagttcaggtttgggttaggtgttgtgtagattttattattttcccttataacatggttataagggaaaataatagcattctgaatacaaaaagcatagtacaataggactggaagggttaaaaaacatttttaaattatttaactcaccttaatccacttgttcgcgcagccgttatctcttctgtcttgttttttgaggaataggacctttgatgacgtcataccgctcatcacatggtccatcacatgatctttttaccatggtgatggatcatgtgatggaccatgtgatgagcgtagtgacatcatcaaatgtcctattcctcaaagaagaagacagaagagatgccggctgcgcgaacaagtggattaaggtaagttaaattattatttatttatttttaaaccctccagccctattgtactatgcattctgtattaagaatgctattattttccattataaccatgttataagggaaaataataaagatcgggtccccatcccgatcgtctcctagcaaccgtacatgaatatcgcaccgcatccgcacctacttgcgattttcaagcagccccattcacttctatggggcctgcattgcgtgaaaaacgcagaatatagaacatgctggaatctgattggttgctataggccactaaaccagttctactttacatcagtttgataaatctcccccttaggaTCTATAATCATACCTTGACTACCCTGTTCTTCTCCAGTGTGATCCTGTATCCATGCACATCCACATTCACATACTTGACATAGGATACTCTTGTATTTCCTCCTCTGTGCTCATTAGCTGCTTCCACATTGAAGTCAGATAGATTTCCATTATGTTCGCACAGTTTGGAAAGAGTGTAGGTGCAGTTTCCCATAAAATGGTGAACCTGGTTATCAAAGGTGTAATAATGAGGATCTCCATTGACCTCACATGAACCTATGAATACAATGATAGATTACATAAATTCTCTTGTTATACGTTATTGCACATTATTGTTCTACAGTATGTATAATGAGCTTGTATAGTTCGGTACATCTAAAGATTGTTCTATATACTtctgacaatatatatatatatatatatatatatatatatatatatatatcctcttctAAAATGCAACTGTTTAGATTTGCATAGTTTTATTGatctatacagtttttttttacatacaatagcccatcttgattgaagatcctgcgcaAAATCCAGTGCGCTgtgatgtatgacatcaccagcCGGTCCACTTGGTGATATGATCACTGGCCCATGCAAGATTTCATGCTGGATCTTCTGTCAAGATGGCGACAGCCGACTCTTcgcgattagagttgagcgaacacctggatgttcgggttcgagaagttcggccgaattttccgaaaatgttcgggttcgggatccgaacccgacccgaacttcgtcccgaacccgaaccccgaacttttcggca
The sequence above is a segment of the Bufo bufo chromosome 4, aBufBuf1.1, whole genome shotgun sequence genome. Coding sequences within it:
- the LOC120999129 gene encoding zonadhesin-like produces the protein MCGNFNNKRPDDFLMPNGQLAQNSNELGNSWIVYDKSDPTCTDVPTPTPPTTCPPEKKNLYESDTFCGILTSKDGLFNICHSVVDPDSFFESCVFDFCALDGGKDVLCSALQAYADACQKQGVTIPNWRNITSCEKCSSPCVEGCECNNGYILSGGICVSEAQCGCWYNGQYYNRDEEFIEGNCERRCQCQENNIVSCLPMSCPEDEICKVQDGFLGCYKPSTAICHIYGDPHYSTFDGTLHHFQGSCNYTVSETCANTSHSFSVTTRNEHRGNPSWTAISSVALIVDDVHILIQKNNIVHVNNALVTLPTNVSGISIIKSGQYVVVNTNFGLQIKFNGDHELFVIVDERYKDLLCGLCGTYNDNRLDDFTTPDGSIATDVNDFGNSWRVPDDGWP